The proteins below come from a single Cannabis sativa cultivar Pink pepper isolate KNU-18-1 chromosome 3, ASM2916894v1, whole genome shotgun sequence genomic window:
- the LOC115710696 gene encoding uncharacterized protein LOC115710696, whose amino-acid sequence MSRNRDKLGRFVKQQIEILENSPKSSSSTRSHSPPSPILPALPMMAQQQEIQPRTLQDYLHPTRTATPSCIMYPMNMPNFDFKPGMIQLLPTFHGMENESPYVHIQAFEEVVATFNNQADIINLVRLKFFPFSLKDKAKSWLYSLRPRSIGTWDEMTKVFFSKFFPPHKTSSLKRQISTFTQKDHETFHQVWERFKDLMGQCPHHGYESWRLVSYFYDGLTADKRQFVQMMCNGDFLQKDPEEALEYLEEISEKSYTWSAPSPTDKPRTAGVYQLKEEDSVKAQLEALKKQFEAFKTQEGKALQMAAKVEKQEPCFICGGTDHQPQECPNLSMLRGGDEEQCNALGDYKKPYNAYSNTYNPGWRNHPNFSWKDTSQNQASGSQWRPDQQKNSLESSMKILVESQLEFRNYFTQVIEELKDIKIQITKLNDSSVIQERGKLPAQPLITPKGQHMAQTSAPSESNLKGVNAITTRSGQSTVSPLPKTPSVPMPASDADVPQNLPVKVPFPQALKSTGKVLESHSEILDFLTQVKVNLPLLHVIKQVPAYAKVIKDLCTIKRKHHVKKTAFLAEQASAVIDCKTPLKYKDPGCPTISCQIGEQEFGQALLDLGASVNLMPYSIYLQLGLGELKPTSVVLQLADRSVKKPRGIVEDVLIQIDKFYYPVDFLILDTQSEVNLESKIPIILGRPFLATANALINCRNGLMKISFGNMTLEVNVFNIGKQPPDNDECFQSFLIDTLISEEVEAQYTSTHLNDLFEISEISESGNTEINPEVINQLPTKRTMFWNPIFEGLPQDRETPKPSTVQAPQPNLAQLPKELKHVFLGANNTFPVIISSTLNATQEQQLINVLTEQRGAIGWR is encoded by the coding sequence ATGTCACGAAATAGAGACAAATTAGGGAgatttgtaaaacaacaaattgaaattttagaaaactctCCTAAATCGTCTTCTTCCACTCGTTCTCATTCACCACCATCACCCATACTTCCTGCACTTCCAATGATGGCTCAACAACAGGAAATCCAACCAAGAACGCTACAGGATTATCTACATCCTACGCGTACGGCCACACCTTCATGCATAATGTATCCCATGAATATGCCCAACTTCGATTTCAAACCTGGCATGATTCAACTTTTACCAACCTTTCATGGTATGGAAAATGAGAGTCCATATGTGCATATTCAGGCCTTCGAAGAGGTGGTGGCCACATTCAACAACCAAGCTGACATCATTAACTTGGTGAGATTGAAGTTCTTTCCTTTCTCACTCAAGGATAAAGCGAAAAGCTGGTTGTATTCCTTAAGGCCAAGGTCTATTGGGACATGGGATGAGatgacaaaagtatttttctctaaattttttcCACCCCATAAGACCAGCAGCCTTAAGAGGCAAATCTCTACCTTCACCCAAAAGGACCATGAAACGTTTCATCAGgtctgggagaggtttaaagatttgATGGGCCAGTGCCCACATCATGGATACGAAAGTTGGCGTCTTGTCAGCTATTTCTATGACGGTCTCACAGCCGACAAAAGACAATTCGTACAAATGATGTGCAATGGCGACTTCCTACAGAAAGATCCCGAAGAAGCTTTGGAATATCTTGAAGAAATTTCTGAAAAATCATACACATGGAGTGCACCAAGTCCTACAGACAAGCCACGAACAGCCGGAGTCTACCAATTGAAGGAGGAGGACAGTGTGAAAGCTCAACTTGAAGCTTTGAAAAAACAATTTGAGgctttcaaaactcaagaaggTAAAGCACTCCAGATGGCTGCAAAAGTGGAAAAGCAAGAACCATGCTTCATTTGTGGAGGGACTGATCATCAACCACAAGAGTGCCCTAATCTTAGTATGTTAAGGGGAGGAGACGAGGAACAGTGTAATGCCTTAGGGGATTACAAGAAGCCTTATAATGCCTACTCCAACACATACAATCCTGGTTGGCGTAACCATCCCAATTTCAGTTGGAAGGATACAAGTCAAAATCAAGCATCTGGGAGCCAATGGAGGCCTGATCAACAAAAGAATTCTCTTGAGAGTTCCATGAAAATTCTCGTAGAATCCCAACTAGAGTTCAGGAATTATTTCACTCAGGTGATAGAGGAATTGAAGGACATAAAGATTCAAATAACAAAGTTAAATGATTCTTCAGTCATTCAAGAGCGTGGTAAGCTTCCCGCTCAGCCTCTAATCACTCCCAAAGGGCAACATATGGCACAAACCTCCGCTCCTTCAGAGTCTAATCTCAAAGGGGTTAATGCTATTACTACCCGAAGTGGTCAAAGTACGGTATCACCATTACCTAAGACCCCTAGTGTACCAATGCCCGCTTCAGATGCTGATGTGCCACAGAACCTTCCAGTAAAGGTGCCCTTTCCTCAGGCTTTGAAATCCACTGGGAAGGTACTGGAAAGTCATAGTGAAATCCTTGACTTTTTGACACAAGTTAAGGTTAACTTGCCATTACTTCATGTAATCAAGCAAGTACCGGCTTATGCCAAAGTTATCAAGGATCTATGCACTATCAAAAGGAAGCACCATGTCAAGAAAACTGCATTCTTGGCAGAACAAGCTAGTGCGGTGATCGACTGCAAGACACCGCTTAAATACAAAGATCCTGGTTGTCCCACCATTTCATGTCAAATAGGGGAACAGGAATTTGGCCAAGCCCTCCTGGACTTAGGTGCAAGTGTAAATCTCATGCCTTATTCCATATACTTGCAACTAGGCCTAGGAGAACTTAAGCCCACATCTGTGGTGCTACAATTAGCCGATCGATCAGTTAAGAAACCTCGGGGAATAGTTGAAGATGTCTTGATTCAAATTGATAAATTCTATTACCCTGTGGATTTTCTCATCTTGGACACTCAATCTGAAGTCAACTTAGAGTCCAAAATTCCCATCATTCTCGGACGACCATTCCTCGCAACAGCAAATGCACTCATCAATTGTAGGAATGGTCTCATGAAAATCTCTTTTGGGAACATGACTCTAGAGGTGAATGTTTTCAACATTGGTAAACAACCACCTGATAACGATGAGTGTTTCCAATCATTTCTGATCGATACACTTATTTCAGAAGAGGTAGAAGCACAATACACTTCCACTCATCTCAATGACCTCTTTGAAATTTCTGAGATTTCTGAGTCGGGTAATACTGAAATCAACCCTGAAGTCATCAATCAATTACCGACCAAAAGAACCATGTTTTGGAATCCAATCTTCGAGGGACTTCCTCAAGATAGGGAAACACCAAAACCATCCACTGTCCAAGCTCCTCAACCAAACTTGGCTCAACTTCCTAAGGAACTTAAGCATGTCTTCTTGGGAGCAAACAACACTTTCCCTGTCATCATATCCTCCACCCTTAATGCAACTCAAGAGCAACAACTTATCAACGTGCTCACAGAGCAAAGAGGAGCAATTGGTTGGCGTTAG